The following are encoded together in the Bradyrhizobium genosp. L genome:
- a CDS encoding alpha-hydroxy acid oxidase → MKHITCIEDLRQLHKRRVPRAFFDYADRGSYTEDTLRANSADLQQIKFRQRILVDVSKRSLATTILGEPAAMPLILAPVGLLGMQHGDGEIYACRAAQAAGIPFTQSTMSICSIEDIAASVDKPFWFQLYVMRDRGFIKALIERAIAAKCSALVLTVDLQVIGQRHQDIKNGMTVPPEWSLSKLIDFATKPAWVSGVLQGKRRTFGNIAGHVKGTEDLTKLSEWTASQFDTSLNWKDIDWIRSIWPGKLILKGILDVEDAELAAKTGAQAIVVSNHGGRQLDGAPSSIEVLPEIVDEVGDKLEVMFDGGIRTGMDIMRALALGAKSCMIGRAYAYGLGAGGQEGVAKALDILAKELTTTMGLCGVNTIAEIDDKVLAV, encoded by the coding sequence ATGAAGCACATTACCTGCATCGAAGATTTGCGCCAGCTGCACAAGCGCCGCGTGCCCCGGGCGTTTTTCGATTATGCGGATCGCGGCTCCTATACCGAGGACACGCTGCGCGCCAATTCCGCGGACCTGCAGCAGATCAAGTTCCGCCAGCGCATCCTGGTCGACGTTTCCAAGCGCAGCCTGGCGACCACGATCCTCGGCGAGCCGGCGGCGATGCCGCTGATTCTGGCGCCGGTCGGCCTGCTCGGCATGCAGCATGGCGACGGCGAGATCTACGCCTGCCGGGCGGCACAGGCGGCCGGCATCCCGTTCACCCAGAGCACGATGTCGATCTGCTCGATCGAGGACATTGCGGCATCGGTCGACAAGCCGTTCTGGTTCCAGCTCTACGTCATGAGGGATCGCGGCTTCATCAAGGCGCTGATCGAGCGCGCGATCGCGGCGAAGTGCTCGGCGCTGGTGCTGACCGTCGACCTCCAGGTGATCGGCCAGCGCCATCAGGACATCAAGAACGGCATGACGGTGCCGCCGGAATGGTCGCTGTCGAAGCTGATCGACTTCGCCACCAAGCCGGCCTGGGTCTCCGGCGTGCTGCAAGGCAAGCGCCGCACCTTCGGCAACATCGCTGGCCACGTGAAGGGCACCGAGGACCTGACCAAGCTGTCGGAATGGACGGCGTCGCAGTTCGACACCTCGCTGAACTGGAAGGACATCGACTGGATCCGCTCGATCTGGCCGGGCAAGCTGATCCTCAAGGGCATCCTCGACGTCGAGGACGCCGAGCTCGCCGCCAAGACCGGCGCGCAGGCGATCGTGGTCTCCAACCATGGCGGCCGGCAACTCGACGGCGCGCCGTCGTCGATCGAGGTGCTGCCGGAGATCGTCGACGAGGTCGGCGACAAGCTCGAGGTCATGTTCGACGGCGGCATCCGCACCGGCATGGACATCATGCGCGCGCTGGCGCTGGGCGCCAAGTCCTGCATGATCGGCCGCGCCTATGCCTACGGGCTGGGGGCGGGCGGTCAGGAGGGAGTCGCGAAAGCGCTCGATATTCTGGCGAAGGAGCTCACCACCACGATGGGCCTGTGCGGCGTCAACACGATCGCCGAGATCGACGACAAGGTGCTGGCCGTCTAG
- a CDS encoding shikimate dehydrogenase: MTSTTKTRAACLIGWPAAHSRSPLIHHYWLRTLGIEGGYVIEAVPPGEFKDFIFRLSLRGFVGANVTIPHKEQALALSTPDERARTVGAANTLWFADGELRSTNTDVEGFINNLDACAPGWDKTTDALVLGAGGAARAVVFGLIERGIARVHLVNRTIDRARALADRFGSQVQPATWNAVDDLLPRAGLLVNTTSLGMHGQPALAVDVGLLPQHAVVSDLVYVPLLTPLLAAAEARSLKTADGLGMLLHQAVRGFELWFGQRPQVTAELRALVEADLTKT; the protein is encoded by the coding sequence ATGACATCGACGACCAAAACCCGCGCCGCGTGCCTGATCGGATGGCCGGCAGCGCATTCGCGCTCGCCGCTGATCCATCATTACTGGCTGCGCACGCTCGGCATCGAGGGCGGCTATGTGATCGAGGCGGTGCCGCCCGGCGAGTTCAAGGACTTCATCTTCCGCCTGTCGTTGCGCGGCTTCGTCGGCGCCAATGTCACCATTCCGCACAAGGAGCAGGCGCTGGCGTTGTCGACGCCGGATGAGCGCGCCCGCACCGTCGGCGCCGCCAACACGCTGTGGTTTGCCGACGGGGAATTGCGCTCGACCAACACCGATGTCGAGGGCTTCATCAACAATCTCGATGCCTGCGCGCCGGGCTGGGACAAGACGACGGACGCGCTGGTGCTCGGCGCCGGCGGCGCGGCGCGCGCGGTCGTGTTCGGGCTGATCGAGCGCGGCATAGCGCGGGTGCATCTGGTCAACCGCACGATCGATCGCGCCCGCGCGCTCGCCGATCGGTTCGGCTCCCAGGTGCAGCCGGCGACATGGAATGCGGTCGATGATTTGTTGCCGCGCGCGGGGCTGCTGGTGAACACGACGTCGCTCGGCATGCACGGCCAGCCGGCGCTCGCGGTCGATGTCGGGCTGCTGCCGCAGCACGCAGTCGTTTCCGATCTTGTCTATGTGCCGCTATTGACGCCGCTGCTCGCGGCGGCCGAGGCGCGCTCCCTGAAGACCGCCGATGGGCTCGGCATGCTGCTGCACCAGGCGGTGCGCGGCTTCGAATTGTGGTTTGGGCAGCGCCCGCAGGTGACGGCGGAGTTGCGCGCGCTGGTCGAGGCCGATCTCACAAAGACTTGA
- a CDS encoding YoaK family protein, whose protein sequence is MLQSRRNLALACSLSALAGYVDGIGYLHLGGLFVSFMSGNSTRLGVTLAEGHWEHALEALGLIVLFVGGAAAGSLIVLSRLPHRQPLILLAEALLLAGAALAYAFGLPNLAVAAIVLAMGLENAVFQIDGGAGLGLTYMTGALVKVGQFAAAALTGGARWAWLPNLSLWAALVIGALLGALAYRWINLAAIWFAAAIAFALSLLVVATARQID, encoded by the coding sequence ATGCTTCAATCCCGCCGTAACCTGGCGCTGGCCTGCTCGCTGAGCGCGTTGGCCGGTTATGTCGACGGCATCGGCTATCTGCATCTCGGCGGCCTGTTCGTCTCCTTCATGAGCGGCAACTCGACGCGGCTTGGCGTGACCCTGGCCGAGGGGCATTGGGAGCATGCGCTGGAGGCGCTGGGGCTGATCGTCCTGTTTGTCGGGGGCGCCGCGGCCGGCAGCCTGATCGTGCTCAGCCGGCTCCCGCATCGCCAGCCGCTGATCCTGCTGGCCGAAGCGTTGCTGCTCGCTGGAGCTGCGCTGGCCTACGCATTCGGCCTGCCGAACCTCGCGGTTGCCGCGATCGTGCTGGCGATGGGTCTGGAGAATGCCGTGTTCCAGATCGATGGCGGCGCCGGCCTCGGCCTCACCTATATGACCGGGGCGCTGGTCAAGGTCGGTCAGTTCGCCGCGGCCGCACTGACCGGCGGCGCACGCTGGGCCTGGCTGCCAAATCTGTCGCTATGGGCGGCGCTGGTGATCGGTGCGCTGCTCGGGGCGCTCGCCTATCGCTGGATCAACCTGGCTGCGATCTGGTTCGCAGCGGCCATCGCATTCGCGCTCAGTCTGCTCGTCGTCGCAACGGCCAGACAAATCGACTGA
- a CDS encoding elongation factor G — MGQDVRSPRGPRCIALVGPFQSGKTTLLEAILARTGAIKSAGSVDAGTCVGDASPEARQHKMGVGLTAASTSFMGDSYTFIDCPGSVEFAHDMRAALPAVDAAVVVCEADEKKLPQLQIILRELEELGIPRFLFLNKIDRANKRIRETLATLQPASRVPLVLRQIPIWNGDLIEGFVDLALERAFVYREHKPSEVVELAGGNLDREKEARFSMLEKLADHDDALMEQLLEDIQPPRDAVFDDLARELRDGLICPVLLGSAGREHGVLRLMKALRHEAPGVAETAKRLGVKQAKDALAYVFKTVHLQHGGKLSFARLLAGKLDDGATLQSSSGESGRVSGILAVSGAHDSKRPSAEAGDSVALGKLDAIKTGDTVSSGKTAPASLAKVDAAAPVLSISIAATDRKDDVKLGQALLRLNEEDPSLTMIQNPRTHDTVLWGQGEMHLRVAQERLKDRYGVSVKSHPPAIGYQETIRKAVTQRGRHKKQSGGHGQFGDVVLDVKPKPRGTGFEFHEKVVGGAVPRNYIGAVEEGVVDALARGPLGFPVIDVDVTLTDGSYHSVDSSDLAFRTAARMGINEALPQCQPVLLEPIHLVEIVCPTEATAKINAILSARRGQILGFDTRDGWSGWDCVRATMPEAEIGDLIVELRSATAGAGTFTRQFDRMAEVTGRAADQIIAAHRDAA, encoded by the coding sequence ATGGGACAAGACGTCAGAAGTCCCCGAGGTCCACGGTGCATCGCGCTGGTGGGCCCTTTCCAAAGCGGTAAAACCACACTTCTGGAAGCGATCCTGGCGCGCACGGGCGCCATCAAGTCAGCCGGCAGCGTCGATGCCGGAACCTGCGTCGGCGATGCCAGCCCCGAGGCACGCCAGCACAAGATGGGCGTCGGCCTCACCGCAGCCAGCACCAGCTTCATGGGGGACAGCTACACCTTCATCGATTGTCCCGGCTCGGTCGAGTTCGCGCACGACATGCGTGCCGCGTTGCCGGCGGTCGATGCCGCGGTCGTGGTCTGCGAGGCGGACGAGAAGAAGCTGCCGCAGTTGCAGATCATCCTGCGCGAGCTCGAGGAGCTCGGCATTCCCCGTTTCCTGTTCCTGAACAAGATCGATCGCGCCAACAAGCGCATCCGCGAGACGCTCGCCACCTTGCAGCCGGCCTCGCGCGTGCCGCTGGTGCTGCGCCAGATCCCGATCTGGAACGGCGATCTGATCGAAGGTTTCGTCGATCTCGCGCTGGAGCGCGCCTTCGTCTATCGCGAGCACAAGCCGTCGGAGGTGGTCGAGCTCGCCGGCGGCAATCTCGATCGCGAGAAGGAAGCCCGCTTCTCGATGCTGGAGAAGCTCGCCGACCATGACGACGCGCTGATGGAGCAGCTGCTGGAGGACATCCAGCCGCCGCGCGATGCCGTGTTCGACGATCTCGCGCGCGAATTGCGCGACGGCCTGATCTGTCCGGTGCTGCTCGGCTCGGCCGGGCGCGAGCACGGCGTGCTGCGCCTGATGAAGGCGCTGCGCCATGAGGCGCCCGGCGTCGCCGAGACCGCGAAGCGGCTCGGCGTGAAGCAGGCGAAGGACGCGCTGGCTTACGTGTTCAAGACCGTGCATCTGCAGCACGGCGGCAAGCTGTCGTTCGCGCGCCTGCTCGCCGGCAAGCTCGACGACGGCGCGACGCTGCAATCGTCGTCCGGCGAGAGCGGGCGCGTCTCCGGCATCCTGGCGGTCTCGGGCGCGCATGACAGCAAGCGTCCGTCGGCGGAGGCCGGCGACAGCGTCGCGCTCGGCAAGCTCGATGCGATCAAGACCGGCGACACCGTCTCGAGCGGCAAGACCGCGCCAGCTTCGCTGGCGAAGGTCGATGCGGCGGCGCCGGTACTGTCGATCTCGATAGCGGCGACCGACCGCAAGGACGACGTCAAGCTCGGCCAGGCGCTGCTGCGGCTGAACGAGGAGGATCCGTCGCTGACCATGATCCAGAACCCGCGCACCCACGACACCGTGCTGTGGGGACAGGGCGAGATGCATCTGCGCGTCGCGCAGGAGCGGCTCAAGGACCGCTACGGCGTCAGCGTCAAATCGCACCCGCCGGCGATCGGCTACCAGGAGACCATCCGCAAGGCCGTCACCCAGCGCGGCCGGCACAAGAAGCAGTCCGGCGGCCACGGCCAGTTCGGCGACGTCGTGCTCGACGTCAAGCCGAAGCCGCGCGGGACCGGCTTCGAATTCCACGAGAAGGTGGTCGGCGGCGCGGTGCCGCGCAACTATATCGGCGCGGTCGAGGAGGGCGTCGTCGACGCGCTGGCACGTGGGCCGCTCGGCTTCCCGGTCATCGACGTCGACGTCACACTGACCGACGGCTCCTATCACAGCGTCGATTCCTCCGACCTCGCGTTCCGCACCGCCGCAAGGATGGGAATCAACGAGGCGCTGCCGCAGTGCCAGCCGGTGCTGCTGGAGCCGATCCACCTGGTCGAGATCGTCTGTCCGACGGAGGCCACCGCCAAGATCAACGCGATCCTGTCGGCGCGTCGCGGCCAGATCCTCGGCTTCGATACCCGCGACGGCTGGAGCGGCTGGGACTGCGTCCGCGCCACGATGCCGGAAGCCGAGATCGGCGACCTGATCGTGGAGCTGCGCTCGGCCACCGCCGGCGCCGGCACCTTCACCCGCCAGTTCGACCGCATGGCCGAAGTGACCGGCCGCGCCGCCGACCAGATCATCGCCGCGCACCGCGACGCGGCGTGA
- a CDS encoding DUF992 domain-containing protein — protein sequence MRRFILLAAAAMVSLSVSLVTSMSGANAQQPMQRVQVGVLECRGGASIGFIVGSVTNLGCVLRAEGLPEDRYIATIRKVGIDLGITQESALAWGVYAPVAQLGPGALSGNYAGAQGSATLGVGVGGNVLIGGSDNTIALQPLSVQGQVGVNVAAGLESLELRPGR from the coding sequence ATGCGTCGCTTCATCCTCCTCGCCGCTGCCGCCATGGTCTCGCTTTCGGTCTCGCTCGTGACTTCGATGTCCGGCGCCAATGCGCAGCAGCCGATGCAGCGCGTCCAGGTCGGTGTCTTGGAGTGCCGCGGCGGCGCCAGCATCGGCTTCATCGTCGGATCCGTGACCAATCTCGGCTGCGTGCTGCGCGCCGAAGGCCTGCCTGAGGACCGCTATATCGCGACCATCCGCAAGGTCGGCATCGATCTCGGCATCACCCAGGAATCGGCGCTGGCCTGGGGCGTCTACGCCCCGGTGGCGCAGCTCGGACCAGGCGCGCTGTCCGGCAACTATGCCGGCGCGCAGGGCAGCGCGACGCTCGGCGTCGGCGTCGGCGGCAATGTGCTGATCGGCGGTTCCGACAACACCATCGCCCTGCAACCACTGAGCGTGCAGGGCCAGGTCGGCGTCAATGTCGCCGCGGGGCTCGAGAGCCTGGAGCTGCGTCCGGGACGTTAA